From the genome of Acidobacteriota bacterium, one region includes:
- a CDS encoding SAM-dependent chlorinase/fluorinase, producing MARRCVSLITDFGLAGPFAGAMKGTILRINPEVNVVDVTHSITPGDILEAAFVLSCSFRFFPDRTIHVVVVDPKVGSQRRALLVSIENHFFLAPDNGVLSYILTREEVYGIFSLTEEHFFQKTLSSTFHGRDVFAPVAGWLSKGVESAQFGEPVTDPLVLDIPKPQEVRPKAWKGSILYVDTFGNLITNFTPEHIPLDEQGYPAVAKVRHLHGEIVKTRRYFAESADKEPFLMLGSSGYYEIAINNGSAAMELGLKAGSEIALLQR from the coding sequence ATGGCGCGTCGGTGCGTGTCACTGATCACCGATTTCGGTCTCGCTGGCCCGTTTGCAGGGGCGATGAAGGGAACCATCCTCCGGATCAACCCCGAGGTCAACGTGGTGGACGTCACCCACTCCATCACGCCGGGCGACATCCTGGAGGCCGCCTTCGTGCTGAGCTGCTCGTTCCGCTTCTTCCCGGACCGCACCATCCACGTCGTGGTAGTGGATCCGAAGGTGGGCAGCCAGCGGCGCGCCCTGCTGGTTTCCATCGAGAATCACTTCTTCTTGGCGCCCGACAACGGCGTGCTGAGCTACATCCTCACCCGCGAGGAGGTGTACGGCATCTTCAGCCTCACCGAGGAGCACTTCTTCCAGAAGACGTTAAGCAGCACCTTCCACGGCCGGGACGTGTTCGCGCCCGTGGCCGGCTGGCTGAGCAAGGGCGTGGAGTCCGCCCAGTTCGGCGAGCCCGTCACCGACCCCCTGGTGCTAGACATCCCTAAGCCCCAGGAAGTCCGGCCGAAAGCCTGGAAGGGATCCATCCTCTACGTGGACACCTTCGGCAACCTCATCACCAACTTCACTCCGGAGCACATCCCGCTGGACGAGCAGGGGTACCCGGCGGTGGCCAAGGTGCGCCATCTGCATGGGGAGATTGTCAAGACCCGCCGCTATTTTGCCGAGTCGGCCGACAAGGAGCCCTTTCTGATGCTGGGCTCCTCGGGCTATTACGAGATCGCCATCAACAACGGCTCGGCGGCGATGGAGCTCGGGTTGAAGGCGGGGAGTGAAATCGCCTTGCTCCAACGGTGA
- a CDS encoding HD domain-containing protein — translation MVAEPKRILPREGVEGARQTSAPLAVAVLLTLACLSAIMFAYVFPRLLQHGGTTVFYLAMGVLLILVVTYLAGYFITMKQPHRISDPKVAVARPLAVFIRVYIIVSLLPLVCIAMLLMMYIIPELLAKGDPTLLYSIIGVICASFVLSLLGYFQTRRRMLATLGAMDRSRANLEQLVAISGAVSQSPHPQEVYNQLVLGAMQLCRVSGAYLFMPAEGEWRLTAEVGHTIEESGKERLEFYRAVVRHAAEAREALLFDGEPLRGGPFAYAPGRIQVAVTPLVLGEEIKGALVLAHKLQDAGAFERAELSLLQALAGHAAVSIHNAQFREVQLNYFTHTIELLVQALEGTTVARGHLRNVARYAGMIARRLNIDEADRKRLYFAALLHDIGMVKVPADQKHDPENHRQHPLLGAELVSRITLWQDLVPLIRSHHENIDGSGYPAGLAGEAIPLGARIIAIAESFDAMTNPHSYQIGRPTDAAIEELRRNAGRRYDPKLVEIFESEFRAQAE, via the coding sequence ATGGTCGCCGAACCGAAACGCATCCTGCCGCGGGAAGGGGTCGAAGGAGCCCGCCAAACCAGCGCTCCGCTGGCCGTCGCCGTGCTCCTCACGCTGGCCTGCCTGTCGGCGATCATGTTCGCCTACGTCTTTCCGCGGCTCCTCCAGCACGGCGGCACCACCGTGTTCTACCTTGCCATGGGTGTCCTGCTCATCCTGGTGGTGACCTACCTGGCCGGCTACTTCATCACCATGAAGCAGCCGCACCGGATCAGCGACCCGAAGGTGGCGGTGGCCCGACCGCTGGCTGTGTTCATCCGCGTGTACATCATCGTGTCGCTGCTGCCGCTGGTGTGCATCGCCATGCTGCTGATGATGTACATCATCCCGGAGCTGCTGGCCAAGGGCGACCCCACCCTCCTTTATTCCATCATCGGCGTCATCTGCGCGTCGTTTGTGCTCTCCCTGCTCGGCTACTTCCAGACCCGCCGGCGGATGCTGGCCACGCTGGGCGCCATGGACCGCTCGCGCGCCAACCTGGAGCAGCTGGTGGCCATATCGGGCGCCGTGTCGCAGTCGCCGCACCCGCAGGAGGTCTACAACCAGCTGGTCCTGGGCGCCATGCAGCTCTGCCGCGTGTCCGGCGCGTACCTGTTCATGCCCGCCGAAGGGGAGTGGCGGCTGACCGCCGAGGTGGGCCACACCATCGAAGAGTCGGGCAAGGAACGGCTGGAGTTCTACCGGGCCGTGGTTCGCCACGCCGCCGAGGCGCGCGAGGCGCTGCTGTTCGACGGCGAGCCACTGCGCGGGGGGCCGTTCGCCTACGCGCCGGGCCGGATCCAGGTGGCGGTCACCCCACTGGTGCTCGGCGAGGAGATCAAGGGCGCGCTGGTGCTGGCGCACAAGTTGCAGGACGCCGGCGCGTTCGAGCGCGCCGAGCTGAGTCTCCTGCAGGCCCTTGCCGGCCACGCCGCCGTCAGCATCCACAACGCCCAGTTCCGGGAGGTCCAGCTCAACTACTTCACCCACACCATCGAGCTGCTGGTCCAGGCCCTGGAGGGCACCACCGTGGCGCGCGGCCACCTGCGCAACGTCGCCCGCTACGCCGGCATGATCGCCCGGCGCCTGAATATCGACGAGGCCGATCGCAAGCGGCTCTACTTCGCCGCTCTGCTCCACGACATCGGCATGGTCAAGGTGCCCGCCGACCAGAAGCACGATCCGGAGAACCACCGCCAGCATCCACTCCTGGGCGCCGAGCTGGTCAGCCGCATCACCCTGTGGCAGGACCTGGTGCCCCTCATCCGGTCCCACCATGAGAACATCGACGGCAGCGGGTATCCCGCCGGGCTGGCCGGCGAGGCGATTCCGTTGGGCGCCCGGATCATCGCCATCGCCGAATCGTTCGACGCCATGACGAATCCCCACAGCTACCAGATCGGCCGCCCGACGGACGCAGCCATCGAGGAGCTGAGGCGCAATGCCGGCCGGCGCTACGACCCGAAACTGGTGGAGATTTTCGAGAGCGAGTTCCGCGCCCAGGCGGAGTAA
- the nadB gene encoding L-aspartate oxidase codes for METVTTDVLVLGSGIAGLSAAIRLASRRRVLVVTKAEVSAGNTELAQGGIAAAIQEEDSPFNHFSDSMSAGDYLCREEALAYMVAQGPRCVRELIGWGARFDTVGGRLSFTREGAHRVRRVLHAHGDATGAEIQATLVRRVAALPKVTLRERTAALDLLIRDGGCWGAVCLDLASGRPLQVRAAVTVIATGGAGRLYRYSTNAATATGDGFAMAYRAGALLEDMEFVQFHPTSLRLPGVPEFLLSEALRGEGGLLRNEARERFMPRYHPMAELAPRDVVSRAIWRELRNTGSDHVLLDMTHFKAEFLRERFPNLFQRCLALGIDMSRQPIPVAPAAHFIMGGIKTDPDGRTSLRRLYACGEAACTGVHGANRLASNSLLEGLVFGRRTGTYIRDHWADLTMGPAPADARWPAPKVIPGSFTPELEARRAEFRSLMWERVGIVRTGESLQAAMTQLARWRAELAPARTLAEHAFDGMLVSGLCIARAALERRGSRGGHYREDFPERGGYGNRHVNIRRGSGGLPAASWSE; via the coding sequence ATGGAAACCGTCACCACCGACGTCCTCGTCCTCGGCTCCGGCATCGCCGGACTCAGCGCTGCCATCCGCCTGGCCAGCCGCCGCCGCGTGCTGGTGGTCACTAAGGCGGAAGTGTCCGCCGGCAACACCGAACTGGCCCAGGGCGGCATCGCTGCGGCCATCCAGGAGGAGGACTCGCCGTTCAACCATTTCAGCGACTCCATGAGCGCCGGCGACTACCTCTGCCGCGAGGAGGCGCTGGCGTACATGGTCGCGCAGGGGCCCCGCTGCGTCCGCGAGCTCATCGGCTGGGGCGCCCGGTTCGACACCGTGGGCGGGCGGCTGAGCTTCACCCGCGAGGGTGCCCACCGCGTCCGCCGCGTGCTCCACGCCCACGGCGACGCCACCGGCGCCGAGATCCAGGCCACGCTGGTCCGCCGCGTGGCCGCCCTGCCCAAGGTGACGCTGCGGGAGCGGACCGCCGCCCTCGACCTGCTGATCCGCGACGGCGGCTGCTGGGGCGCCGTCTGCCTCGACCTGGCCTCCGGCCGGCCCCTGCAGGTGCGGGCCGCAGTGACCGTCATCGCCACGGGCGGGGCCGGCCGGCTGTACCGATACAGCACCAATGCCGCTACCGCCACGGGCGACGGATTTGCCATGGCCTACCGCGCCGGCGCGCTCCTTGAGGACATGGAGTTCGTCCAGTTCCACCCCACCAGCCTGCGCCTGCCGGGGGTGCCCGAGTTCCTGCTCAGCGAGGCGCTGCGCGGCGAGGGCGGGTTGCTGCGCAACGAGGCGCGGGAGCGGTTCATGCCCCGCTACCACCCGATGGCCGAGCTGGCGCCGCGCGACGTGGTCAGCCGGGCCATCTGGCGGGAACTGCGGAACACCGGCTCCGACCACGTGCTGCTGGACATGACCCATTTCAAGGCCGAGTTCCTCCGGGAGCGGTTCCCGAACCTGTTCCAACGTTGCCTGGCGCTGGGGATCGACATGTCGCGGCAGCCCATTCCAGTGGCGCCGGCGGCCCACTTCATCATGGGCGGGATCAAGACCGACCCGGACGGGCGGACCAGCCTCCGCCGCCTGTACGCCTGCGGCGAGGCGGCCTGCACCGGCGTCCACGGCGCCAACCGTCTGGCCAGCAATTCGCTGCTGGAGGGACTGGTGTTCGGCCGGCGCACCGGGACGTACATCCGCGACCACTGGGCCGACCTGACCATGGGCCCGGCGCCGGCGGACGCGCGCTGGCCGGCGCCGAAGGTGATCCCCGGCTCATTCACTCCCGAGCTCGAGGCGCGCCGGGCGGAGTTCCGGTCGCTGATGTGGGAGCGGGTGGGTATCGTCCGGACCGGCGAGTCCCTCCAGGCGGCCATGACGCAACTGGCGCGCTGGCGCGCCGAACTGGCGCCGGCCCGCACCCTGGCCGAGCACGCCTTCGACGGCATGCTCGTGAGCGGGTTGTGCATCGCCCGGGCGGCGCTGGAGCGGCGGGGCAGCCGCGGCGGGCACTACCGCGAGGATTTCCCCGAGCGCGGCGGCTACGGCAACCGCCATGTGAACATCCGCCGCGGCTCGGGCGGGCTCCCCGCCGCATCCTGGTCGGAGTAG
- the clpB gene encoding ATP-dependent chaperone ClpB, which translates to MDPNKMTLKVREALSAAQGLAQRRNHAQVDVEHVLLALLQQADGLAPRLLARLDVPVAEFTGRLEQELDKLPRLSGDGAADGLYISGRLNRILIQAQEEAARLKDAFLSVEHLLAAMIADGADQPAARLFRAYGVDRERFDRVLQDVRGNQRVDSEDPEGTYAALERYGRDLVREAARGKLDPVIGRDNEIRRVIRILSRRTKNNPVLIGEPGVGKTAIVEGLAQRIFKRDVPEGLLDRTVVALDLGALVAGTKFRGEFEERLKAVLKEIEKSDGRIILFIDEIHNIVGAGRAEGSMDAGNLLKPMLARGALHCIGATTIDEYRKHIEKDPALERRFQPVLVEPPSVEDTVSILRGLKERFEIHHGVRITDRALVTAAVLSHRYIADRFLPDKAIDLMDEAAAMIRTEIDSLPADLDEITRRVMQLEIEQEALKKEKDPASLNRLQDLQGELAELRERAQAMRVQLQQEKDEIQHLRKLREEIEGVRRDIEAAERAYDLNRAAELKYGRLRDMEGQLAEAEARLGRDAGARRLLKEEVTDEEIAAIVARWTGIPVTRLMEGEREKLLHLDEILHRRVIGQDEAVDAVAEAVLRARTGLKDPKRPIGSFIFLGPTGVGKTELARTLAEALFDTEENMVRIDMSEYMEKHSVARLIGAPPGYVGYDEGGQLTEAVRRRPYAVILFDEIEKAHPDIFNALLQILDDGRLTDNKGRVVDFKNTVVIMTSNVGSQLLMDGIDRTGAIPAAVRTRVMDELRLSFKPEFLNRVDEIVLFKPLTPEELARIVDLQFEQLRRRLHDQEIELSLSPEARTLIARQAYDPVFGARPLKRFLQRHLESVLARRILKGEIVPGSRTVVGVTGDVLDFRTDTADGPVN; encoded by the coding sequence TTGGATCCGAATAAGATGACCCTCAAGGTGCGCGAGGCGCTTTCCGCCGCGCAGGGCCTGGCCCAACGACGCAACCACGCCCAGGTGGACGTGGAGCACGTGCTGCTGGCCCTGCTGCAGCAGGCCGACGGCCTGGCGCCGCGGCTGCTGGCGCGCCTCGACGTGCCCGTGGCCGAATTCACCGGCCGGCTGGAGCAGGAGCTGGATAAGCTGCCCCGGCTGTCCGGCGACGGCGCGGCCGACGGCCTCTACATCTCGGGCCGCCTGAACCGCATCCTGATTCAGGCGCAGGAGGAAGCCGCTCGGCTCAAGGACGCCTTTCTGAGCGTGGAGCACCTGCTGGCGGCCATGATCGCCGATGGGGCGGATCAGCCCGCCGCCCGGCTGTTCCGGGCCTACGGCGTCGACCGGGAGCGCTTCGACCGCGTGCTGCAGGACGTGCGGGGCAACCAGCGCGTCGACTCCGAGGACCCGGAGGGGACGTACGCGGCGCTGGAGCGGTATGGCCGCGACCTGGTCCGCGAGGCGGCGCGGGGCAAGCTGGACCCGGTCATCGGCCGCGACAACGAGATCCGCCGGGTTATCCGCATCCTGTCCCGGCGGACGAAGAACAATCCGGTGCTCATCGGTGAGCCCGGCGTGGGCAAGACCGCCATCGTCGAGGGGCTGGCCCAGCGCATCTTCAAGCGGGATGTGCCAGAAGGGCTCCTTGACCGCACCGTCGTGGCGCTGGACCTGGGCGCGCTGGTCGCCGGCACCAAGTTCCGCGGCGAGTTCGAGGAGCGCCTCAAGGCCGTGCTCAAGGAAATCGAAAAGTCGGACGGCCGCATCATCCTGTTCATCGACGAGATCCACAATATCGTGGGCGCCGGCCGGGCCGAAGGCTCCATGGACGCCGGCAACCTGCTCAAGCCGATGCTGGCGCGCGGGGCACTGCACTGCATCGGTGCCACCACCATCGACGAGTACCGCAAGCACATCGAGAAGGACCCGGCGCTGGAGCGCCGGTTCCAGCCGGTGCTGGTGGAACCGCCGTCGGTGGAGGACACCGTCTCCATCCTGCGGGGCTTGAAGGAGCGGTTCGAAATCCACCACGGCGTGCGCATCACCGACCGGGCGCTCGTGACCGCGGCCGTCCTGAGCCACCGCTACATTGCGGACCGGTTCCTGCCCGACAAGGCCATCGACCTGATGGACGAGGCCGCGGCGATGATCCGGACCGAGATCGACAGCCTGCCCGCCGACCTTGACGAGATCACCCGGCGGGTCATGCAGCTCGAGATCGAGCAGGAAGCGCTCAAGAAGGAGAAGGACCCGGCGTCGCTGAACCGGTTGCAGGACCTGCAGGGCGAACTGGCCGAGCTCCGGGAGCGCGCCCAAGCGATGCGGGTCCAGCTCCAGCAGGAAAAAGATGAGATCCAGCATCTGCGCAAACTGCGCGAGGAGATCGAGGGGGTCCGGCGCGACATCGAGGCGGCCGAGCGGGCCTACGACCTGAACCGCGCCGCCGAGCTCAAGTACGGCCGCCTCCGCGACATGGAGGGGCAGCTCGCGGAGGCCGAGGCGCGCCTCGGCAGGGATGCCGGCGCGCGCCGCCTGCTCAAGGAGGAGGTCACTGACGAAGAGATCGCCGCGATCGTCGCTCGCTGGACCGGCATCCCCGTCACCCGCCTCATGGAGGGGGAGCGCGAGAAGCTGCTCCACCTGGACGAGATCCTCCACCGGCGCGTCATCGGCCAGGACGAGGCCGTCGACGCTGTGGCCGAGGCCGTGCTACGCGCCCGCACCGGCCTCAAGGATCCGAAGCGCCCCATCGGCTCCTTCATCTTCCTCGGGCCCACGGGCGTGGGCAAGACCGAGCTGGCGCGCACGCTGGCCGAGGCGCTGTTCGATACCGAGGAAAACATGGTCCGCATCGACATGTCCGAGTACATGGAGAAGCACAGCGTTGCCCGCCTCATCGGGGCGCCGCCTGGCTATGTGGGCTACGACGAGGGCGGCCAGCTCACCGAAGCGGTCCGCCGCCGGCCGTACGCGGTCATCCTGTTCGACGAGATCGAGAAGGCCCACCCGGACATCTTCAACGCTTTGCTGCAGATCCTCGACGATGGGCGCCTCACCGACAACAAGGGCCGCGTGGTGGACTTCAAAAACACCGTGGTGATCATGACCTCCAACGTGGGCAGCCAGCTCCTCATGGACGGCATCGACCGCACCGGCGCCATCCCCGCGGCTGTGCGCACGCGCGTCATGGACGAACTGCGGCTCTCCTTCAAGCCGGAGTTCCTGAACCGGGTGGATGAGATCGTGCTGTTCAAGCCCCTGACACCGGAGGAGCTGGCGCGCATCGTCGACCTGCAGTTTGAGCAGCTCCGCCGGCGCCTCCACGACCAGGAGATCGAGCTCAGCCTCAGCCCCGAGGCCCGCACGCTCATCGCCCGCCAGGCCTACGACCCGGTTTTCGGCGCCCGTCCGCTCAAGCGGTTCCTTCAGCGCCACCTGGAGAGCGTGCTGGCCCGGCGGATCCTCAAGGGCGAGATCGTCCCGGGCAGCCGCACGGTGGTGGGGGTCACCGGCGACGTGCTCGACTTTCGCACCGACACGGCCGACGGGCCGGTGAACTGA
- the nadC gene encoding carboxylating nicotinate-nucleotide diphosphorylase, producing the protein MIVDDFVRRRLRAFLREDIGSGDLTTDSFAGLDARRARAVFRAREAGVLAGLDFAVAVVRLLDPAVHIVRREVAEGAAMAAGTVLAEVEAAAGALLRGERTALNLVQRLSGIATLTRQYADALAGTPVRLLDTRKTTPGFRFFEKYAVRAGGGHNHRLGLYDGVMIKDNHIAAVGDIGAAVRAAREHAPVTVRIEVEAESLAQVDAALAAGADIIMLDNMDPDTMRQAAARVAGRARLEASGRVTLEALPGIAAAGVDYISTSAVITRARWLDIGLDFMAEEAR; encoded by the coding sequence ATGATCGTCGACGACTTCGTGCGCCGCCGCCTCCGTGCCTTCCTGCGCGAGGACATCGGATCGGGCGACCTGACCACCGACAGCTTCGCCGGCCTCGACGCGCGACGCGCCCGGGCCGTGTTCCGCGCCCGCGAAGCCGGCGTCCTAGCCGGCCTGGACTTCGCCGTCGCGGTTGTTCGGCTCCTCGACCCGGCGGTGCACATCGTCCGGCGCGAGGTCGCCGAGGGCGCCGCCATGGCCGCCGGGACGGTGCTGGCCGAGGTGGAGGCGGCTGCCGGTGCGCTGCTGCGGGGCGAACGCACCGCGCTCAACCTTGTCCAGCGGCTGTCGGGAATCGCCACCCTGACCCGGCAGTACGCCGACGCCCTGGCCGGCACGCCGGTCCGGCTGCTGGACACCCGCAAGACCACCCCCGGCTTCCGGTTCTTCGAGAAGTATGCGGTCCGCGCCGGGGGCGGCCACAACCACCGGCTGGGGCTCTACGACGGCGTCATGATCAAGGATAATCACATCGCCGCCGTCGGCGACATCGGCGCGGCGGTGCGCGCCGCCCGCGAACACGCGCCGGTCACCGTCCGGATCGAGGTCGAGGCGGAGTCGCTGGCCCAGGTCGACGCGGCCCTGGCCGCCGGAGCCGACATCATCATGCTCGACAACATGGACCCGGACACCATGCGGCAGGCCGCCGCGCGCGTCGCCGGCCGGGCGCGGCTGGAGGCTTCGGGCCGGGTGACGCTCGAGGCGCTGCCGGGCATCGCCGCGGCCGGCGTGGACTATATCTCCACCTCCGCCGTGATCACTCGGGCACGCTGGCTGGACATCGGACTCGACTTCATGGCCGAGGAGGCGCGGTGA
- a CDS encoding nucleotide exchange factor GrpE, which translates to MTDVPIEPEAEGVDAEAGQPLDIAAPPPEDRLAESVAPAEADVVTRLREALAASEERTLRAVADFDNFRRRTAAANEEAAREQKKALLLDLLEVQDNFTRALEHWTGDDNEFVAGIRAIRQQLEGLLIRHQVERVAALGQPFDPRVHDVLDARPDPAVSVDTVDRVYKEGYLFCGKLLRPALVGVAQATRAAGTPAGEEEDLGSE; encoded by the coding sequence ATGACGGATGTTCCCATCGAACCGGAAGCCGAAGGCGTCGACGCCGAGGCTGGCCAACCCCTGGATATTGCCGCGCCACCGCCGGAAGATCGGCTGGCTGAGAGCGTCGCTCCGGCGGAAGCAGATGTTGTCACCCGGCTGCGGGAGGCGCTGGCCGCATCCGAGGAGCGCACGTTGCGCGCGGTGGCCGACTTCGACAACTTCCGCCGGCGCACCGCCGCAGCCAACGAGGAGGCGGCGCGGGAGCAAAAGAAGGCACTACTCCTGGACCTGCTCGAGGTGCAGGACAACTTTACCCGCGCCTTGGAACACTGGACGGGCGATGACAATGAATTTGTCGCCGGCATCCGGGCGATCCGCCAGCAGTTGGAAGGGCTATTGATCCGCCACCAGGTGGAGCGGGTCGCCGCGCTCGGCCAGCCGTTCGATCCCCGCGTCCACGACGTGCTGGACGCCCGCCCGGATCCGGCGGTCTCGGTGGACACGGTGGATCGGGTGTACAAGGAGGGGTACCTATTTTGCGGCAAGCTGCTCCGGCCGGCGCTGGTCGGCGTGGCGCAGGCGACCCGGGCGGCCGGGACGCCGGCCGGCGAGGAGGAGGACCTTGGATCCGAATAA
- a CDS encoding SpoIIE family protein phosphatase: MSTTFWLEYNQQQRNFTLDAQMTQVRIGRGASNEVAIGEDRGISKCHARIFASGGKVWVEDTGSRNGTFVNEKQVGFRHPLEDGDTIRLGNTRLVFRRHVTEDPQETFPLPGMTCIISIKDFKDQWKTRDAAAQAAAGPAAPPRPATARAEAAPAAPAASPMVDTLAAEVKRFGVLQEIASSLLDQRDLSRLFHDCLQLIVSVVPARRGCLMMIEGGELQVKSYWTGGRVADTPAAADIIQFSRTVQRLVIEKKSAVLTTNVESDPQLEEARSIIVQGIKSIMCVPLWNGEKTYGLIYLDSPSIEKDFNKDNLQLLTAIANLVTMKIENYLYIQELLLKKAMEKELEYAADVQKFLIPDRFPQVSDLDGAVFYRSCLQLGGDYYHVFVLPDGRYLFIIADVMGKGMGAALLTASLHAYLNSLCEQELDLSELLGDLNRRIHTQCDGQIFVTLFALALDAASGRAWYCNAGHNEAIRVREDGSSDLLAEGGPILGILPEGVFQVTEVELGDGDLLLLYTDGLTEAGNEADEFFGRDRVVKFLVQERDNTPDEICQRLIQTVEKFQGVKPQRDDLTGILIRFLPGKKCS, translated from the coding sequence ATGAGCACCACCTTCTGGCTTGAATACAACCAGCAGCAGCGCAACTTTACGCTGGACGCGCAGATGACCCAGGTCCGGATCGGCCGCGGCGCCTCCAACGAGGTGGCCATCGGCGAGGACCGCGGGATCTCCAAGTGCCACGCCCGCATCTTCGCCTCCGGCGGCAAGGTCTGGGTGGAGGACACGGGCAGCCGCAACGGCACGTTCGTCAACGAGAAGCAGGTGGGCTTCCGCCACCCGCTGGAGGACGGCGACACGATCCGGCTGGGCAACACCCGCCTCGTCTTTCGGCGCCACGTCACGGAGGACCCGCAGGAAACCTTCCCTCTGCCCGGGATGACCTGCATCATTTCCATCAAGGATTTCAAGGACCAATGGAAGACCCGCGACGCGGCCGCCCAGGCGGCAGCCGGTCCGGCGGCGCCGCCGAGGCCGGCGACTGCCAGGGCGGAAGCCGCTCCCGCCGCGCCGGCGGCGAGCCCGATGGTGGACACGTTGGCGGCCGAGGTGAAGCGCTTCGGCGTACTCCAGGAAATCGCCTCCTCCCTGCTGGACCAGCGGGACCTGAGCCGCCTCTTCCACGACTGCCTCCAGCTCATCGTCTCGGTGGTGCCCGCCCGCCGGGGCTGCCTGATGATGATCGAGGGCGGAGAGCTTCAGGTCAAGTCGTACTGGACCGGCGGACGGGTGGCGGATACGCCCGCCGCCGCCGACATCATCCAGTTCAGCCGGACCGTCCAGCGTCTGGTGATCGAGAAGAAGTCCGCCGTCCTCACCACGAACGTGGAGAGCGACCCCCAGCTCGAGGAGGCGCGCAGCATCATCGTCCAGGGGATCAAGTCGATCATGTGCGTCCCGCTCTGGAACGGCGAGAAGACGTACGGCCTGATTTACCTCGACAGCCCCTCGATCGAGAAGGATTTCAACAAGGACAACCTCCAGCTCCTCACCGCCATTGCCAACCTGGTGACGATGAAGATCGAGAATTACCTTTACATTCAGGAGCTCCTCCTGAAGAAGGCGATGGAGAAGGAGTTGGAGTACGCCGCCGACGTGCAGAAATTCCTGATCCCCGACAGGTTCCCCCAGGTTTCGGATCTGGACGGCGCGGTCTTCTACCGCTCCTGTCTCCAGCTGGGCGGCGATTATTACCACGTGTTCGTCCTCCCGGACGGACGCTACCTGTTCATCATCGCCGATGTGATGGGCAAAGGGATGGGAGCGGCGCTGCTCACCGCCTCGCTCCACGCCTATCTCAACTCGCTGTGCGAGCAGGAACTGGACCTGAGCGAGCTGCTGGGCGACCTGAACCGGCGGATCCACACGCAGTGCGACGGGCAGATCTTTGTGACGCTGTTCGCGCTGGCGCTGGACGCGGCGAGCGGGCGCGCCTGGTATTGCAACGCCGGACACAACGAGGCCATCCGCGTGCGGGAGGACGGAAGCTCAGATCTACTCGCCGAGGGCGGGCCCATCCTCGGCATTCTGCCCGAGGGTGTCTTCCAGGTCACGGAGGTGGAGCTCGGTGACGGGGACCTGCTCCTGCTGTACACCGACGGACTCACCGAGGCGGGTAACGAAGCCGATGAGTTTTTCGGCCGGGACCGCGTGGTCAAGTTCCTGGTGCAGGAGCGCGACAACACTCCGGACGAGATCTGCCAACGGCTCATCCAGACCGTTGAAAAATTCCAGGGCGTCAAGCCCCAGCGGGACGATTTGACGGGCATCTTGATCCGGTTTCTCCCCGGGAAAAAATGCAGTTGA
- a CDS encoding Hsp20/alpha crystallin family protein, translating to MVGIRKYDPYNQLSREFDRMISRFFDMPRRYDEESEALAAWYPRMDVNERENELVIRFDLPGMKREDIQITLENNTVTVNGERKFDQDEKQNNYHRVECCYGRFTRSFTLPRAADGEKMKAKYTDGVLELVLPKREEAKPKQIAINVG from the coding sequence ATGGTTGGAATTCGCAAGTACGATCCGTACAACCAGCTGTCCCGCGAGTTTGACCGGATGATTTCCCGGTTCTTCGACATGCCGCGGCGCTACGACGAGGAAAGCGAGGCGCTGGCGGCTTGGTACCCCCGCATGGACGTCAACGAGCGCGAGAACGAACTCGTTATTCGCTTCGACCTGCCTGGGATGAAACGGGAAGACATCCAGATCACGCTGGAGAACAACACTGTCACCGTGAACGGCGAGCGCAAGTTCGACCAGGACGAGAAGCAGAATAACTATCATCGGGTCGAGTGCTGCTATGGCCGCTTCACCCGCAGCTTCACCCTGCCGCGGGCGGCCGACGGCGAGAAAATGAAGGCCAAGTACACCGACGGCGTGCTGGAGCTGGTCCTGCCCAAGCGGGAAGAGGCGAAGCCGAAACAGATCGCCATCAACGTCGGCTGA